The following coding sequences are from one Kushneria phosphatilytica window:
- a CDS encoding MFS transporter, with product MTDRASSMSRGWLAITLAFLVTMIGTTLPTPLYPIYQQRYEFSEVMITVIFATYALGVMGALLITGRWSDRLGRRPMLLAGLGVALLSSFCFLMAQGLGLLLLGRLLSGISAGIFTGTATVAVIEAVPERWQRHATLIATAANMGGLGMGPLLAGVAGEYLPWSLRLCYVMHLSLVVLAMVAVQRAPETVTQPARISLRPQRLALPEEVRGVFIPAAIAGFAGFNVLGLFTASAPAFMGEVLAIHNGAIVGAVVLLLFLGSIAGQWLQTHQRDRVRLATGCTVLAVGTALVGGSIALASMTLLLLGALVAGAGQGVVFRAGMGSVTAASPAEQRAGVASTLFIVFYVAISLPIVGIGLVTMMSGIRLAAILFAGLVVILTLWALALLKRRQSAGRASRA from the coding sequence ATGACCGACAGGGCATCCTCGATGTCGCGAGGCTGGTTGGCCATCACGCTGGCCTTTCTGGTCACCATGATCGGCACCACGCTGCCAACGCCACTCTATCCGATCTATCAACAACGCTACGAGTTCTCCGAGGTGATGATCACGGTGATCTTTGCCACCTATGCGTTGGGTGTCATGGGGGCACTGCTCATTACCGGGCGCTGGTCCGATCGCCTGGGGCGACGACCGATGCTGCTGGCAGGGCTGGGCGTAGCACTGCTCAGCAGCTTCTGTTTTCTGATGGCCCAGGGATTGGGTCTGCTGCTGCTCGGCCGGCTGCTGTCGGGTATTTCGGCTGGCATCTTTACCGGGACTGCAACGGTGGCCGTGATAGAAGCTGTACCCGAGCGCTGGCAGCGTCACGCTACACTGATTGCCACTGCGGCCAACATGGGCGGTCTCGGTATGGGGCCATTGTTGGCCGGGGTAGCGGGGGAGTATCTGCCCTGGTCATTGCGCCTGTGCTATGTGATGCATCTGAGCCTGGTCGTGCTCGCCATGGTCGCCGTTCAGCGGGCGCCGGAGACAGTGACTCAACCGGCTCGAATCAGTCTGCGACCGCAGCGCCTGGCTCTGCCGGAGGAGGTGCGTGGCGTCTTCATCCCGGCTGCCATTGCCGGATTCGCCGGGTTCAATGTGCTTGGCCTGTTTACCGCCAGTGCGCCAGCCTTTATGGGTGAGGTCCTTGCGATTCACAATGGTGCTATCGTGGGTGCCGTGGTGCTGTTGCTGTTTCTCGGCTCGATTGCAGGGCAGTGGCTACAGACACATCAGCGTGATCGAGTGAGGCTGGCCACAGGGTGTACGGTGCTGGCCGTGGGCACGGCGCTGGTGGGTGGGAGCATCGCCCTGGCCTCCATGACTCTGCTTCTGCTCGGTGCACTGGTGGCCGGGGCCGGCCAGGGGGTTGTATTTCGGGCCGGGATGGGAAGCGTTACTGCTGCCAGCCCTGCCGAACAGCGCGCTGGCGTCGCCTCGACGTTGTTTATCGTATTCTATGTTGCCATCTCATTGCCGATCGTGGGCATCGGGCTGGTCACCATGATGTCGGGTATTCGCCTGGCAGCAATTCTGTTTGCCGGTCTTGTGGTTATCCTGACGCTGTGGGCACTGGCCTTGTTGAAACGGCGCCAAAGCGCCGGCCGTGCGAGCCGGGCATGA
- the recC gene encoding exodeoxyribonuclease V subunit gamma, with translation MFTVLHANHLEDLRDLALSLSTRQPLAALDNETFLVQSNGMAQWLQLSLAERLGVAAANDFPLPSSFVWRAYRAVLGSEIPEQSPFDKQPMTWRLMRLLPTLLDEPEFTPLAHYLADELPTEGTRAEERDVPCGDRKCYQLAGRLADLFDQYLVYRPDWITAWERGERAPTDLPTEEAWQPRLWRALLEDASPEERHCHRAALHDRFLHASRELTCRPAMLPPRLVVFGISALPHQLLEALHALSGVMDVVLMIANPCRYYWGDIVADREVLRAQMRADTHRQRHAEHPRLTGLDEQTLHLRANPLLASWGAHGRDFIEALYEFEADNAFDLEHDVFRDWIEQPEEASLLHQIQQDILDLAHPAERAEQSGRRTLGPDDDSLRLTSTHSPMREVEILHDQLLDAFERDPTLKPRDIVVMVPDIDRYAPFIEAVFGQVSRADPRYIPFTVADRLASESDPLMQCLLGLLELPERRLGVTELLDWLDVPAFRRRFGIRARELETLQRWLQGSGVRWGLDGDHRAALGLPALHDNTWQFGLERMLLGYAMGDACFEGIAAYDEIGGLEADLAGRLASLVRTLERRRQEMSSPADPVTWGTRLNALLDDLIAPEQQQEFDIRERLEQAIDSWLEACRHAHFTSALPLSVVRDALTAELDEGGLSQRFLAGRVNFATLMPMRAIPFRQTWLLGMNDGDYPRVRLPQDFDLMVQRHRSGDRSRRDDDRYLFLEALLSTRDRLNISWVGRDQRDNTPRPPSILVSELLDTLALGWQVDPADVDHDQTLRERLITEHPLQPFSERYFAPDSMLFTYESAWEGVHDGTSRPGVEGSSDVVEPPADALGLEALTRLLRQPVMLCLGDRLGVHFQQPKAPVDDAEPFALDGLDRFELKRSLIEAVRQGAPSLESAAESFRMTGQLPALGFGSHMIEALLPPLKAQLASWQEGMNDLLPAEPVTVRWRSQEQDELLFEERIDELHHDNEGRLWWWALAPSHYGHLRCDRAGRLIQYGKPIRLLRAWLMQQAVTAQGTPLHIGLVFEDRVLRLSPPVPEQAQQRLDRLLGLWWQAYRQPMAAHPELAFVYLAGMTGGASDDERNEALERVRRHYEEDGFNGRAALRSREPALGELWPTFEQLWQAGFESHLEALYGDFHAAVRLLAGSR, from the coding sequence TTGTTTACTGTTTTGCATGCCAACCACCTCGAGGATCTGCGCGATCTGGCGCTATCACTCTCGACCCGGCAGCCGCTGGCCGCTTTGGATAACGAAACGTTTCTGGTGCAGTCCAATGGCATGGCCCAATGGCTGCAGTTGTCGCTCGCCGAACGGTTGGGGGTGGCGGCAGCCAACGATTTTCCACTGCCCTCGAGTTTCGTGTGGCGGGCCTATCGTGCCGTTCTGGGCAGCGAAATTCCCGAGCAATCTCCCTTCGACAAGCAGCCAATGACCTGGCGGCTGATGAGATTGTTACCGACGCTGCTCGATGAGCCCGAGTTTACACCGCTGGCGCACTATCTGGCCGATGAGCTGCCTACCGAGGGGACTCGGGCAGAAGAGAGAGACGTGCCCTGTGGTGATCGCAAATGCTATCAGCTTGCCGGGCGCCTCGCGGATCTGTTCGACCAGTATCTGGTGTATCGTCCTGACTGGATCACCGCCTGGGAGCGAGGAGAGCGAGCGCCTACCGACCTGCCGACAGAGGAGGCCTGGCAACCCCGGCTTTGGCGAGCACTGCTCGAGGACGCATCGCCGGAAGAACGTCACTGCCATCGTGCTGCACTGCATGATCGTTTTCTACACGCCAGCCGGGAACTGACCTGCCGCCCGGCAATGTTGCCGCCACGACTGGTCGTATTCGGTATCTCGGCGTTGCCCCATCAACTGCTGGAAGCATTGCATGCGCTTTCAGGCGTCATGGACGTGGTACTGATGATCGCCAATCCGTGTCGCTATTACTGGGGTGATATTGTTGCCGATCGTGAGGTGTTGCGCGCGCAAATGCGGGCCGACACGCACCGTCAGCGCCATGCCGAGCATCCGCGATTGACAGGACTGGATGAGCAGACCCTTCATTTGCGTGCCAATCCGCTGCTGGCCAGCTGGGGGGCTCACGGGCGTGATTTCATCGAAGCGCTTTACGAATTCGAGGCCGACAACGCCTTTGATCTGGAGCACGATGTCTTTCGTGACTGGATCGAACAGCCCGAGGAGGCTTCGCTGCTGCACCAGATTCAGCAGGACATTCTCGATCTTGCGCATCCTGCCGAGCGTGCGGAACAGTCGGGGCGGCGTACCCTGGGACCCGATGACGATTCTCTGAGGTTGACCTCGACCCACTCGCCAATGCGCGAAGTCGAGATCCTGCACGATCAGCTACTCGATGCCTTCGAGCGTGATCCTACACTCAAGCCACGCGATATCGTCGTGATGGTACCGGACATCGATCGTTATGCGCCCTTCATCGAAGCGGTGTTCGGCCAGGTTTCGAGAGCGGATCCACGATATATTCCGTTTACCGTAGCCGATCGGTTGGCTTCCGAATCCGACCCGCTGATGCAGTGCCTGCTGGGACTGCTGGAACTGCCGGAGCGTCGACTGGGTGTTACCGAATTGCTCGACTGGCTGGATGTGCCAGCCTTTCGCCGCCGGTTCGGTATCCGGGCACGTGAGCTGGAAACGCTGCAACGCTGGTTGCAGGGTAGTGGGGTGCGCTGGGGACTGGATGGTGATCATCGCGCTGCACTCGGGTTGCCTGCGTTGCATGACAATACCTGGCAGTTCGGACTGGAGCGTATGTTGCTCGGTTATGCCATGGGGGATGCCTGTTTCGAGGGTATTGCCGCCTATGATGAGATCGGCGGCTTGGAGGCTGATCTGGCCGGCCGGCTGGCCTCGCTGGTACGCACTCTGGAGAGGCGGCGGCAGGAAATGAGTTCACCTGCCGACCCTGTGACCTGGGGCACCCGACTCAACGCACTGCTGGATGATCTGATCGCTCCCGAGCAGCAGCAGGAGTTCGATATTCGCGAGCGCCTCGAGCAGGCTATCGACAGCTGGCTCGAGGCCTGTAGGCATGCACATTTCACCTCGGCGCTGCCCTTGTCGGTAGTGCGTGATGCGCTGACGGCCGAGCTTGACGAGGGGGGGCTGTCGCAACGCTTTCTGGCGGGTCGGGTCAATTTTGCGACACTGATGCCGATGCGTGCCATTCCGTTTCGTCAGACCTGGCTTCTGGGCATGAACGATGGTGACTATCCACGCGTGCGTCTGCCCCAGGACTTCGATCTGATGGTGCAGCGCCACCGGAGTGGCGACCGCTCCCGTCGTGATGATGACCGCTATCTGTTTCTCGAAGCGTTGCTATCGACTCGCGATCGGCTGAATATCTCCTGGGTCGGGCGTGATCAGCGCGATAACACACCGCGGCCTCCCTCGATTCTGGTCAGCGAACTGCTCGATACCCTGGCGCTGGGCTGGCAGGTTGATCCTGCGGATGTCGACCACGATCAGACACTGCGCGAACGGCTGATTACCGAGCATCCGCTGCAGCCCTTCTCCGAGCGCTATTTCGCACCGGATTCGATGCTGTTCACTTATGAAAGTGCCTGGGAGGGCGTTCATGACGGGACTTCGCGGCCAGGTGTTGAAGGTTCGAGCGATGTGGTAGAGCCTCCGGCCGATGCGCTGGGCCTGGAGGCGCTGACCCGGTTGCTTCGTCAACCGGTAATGCTCTGCCTGGGAGACCGGCTGGGTGTCCATTTTCAGCAGCCGAAAGCACCGGTGGATGATGCCGAACCCTTTGCGCTGGATGGGCTGGACCGTTTCGAACTCAAGCGTTCACTGATCGAGGCAGTCCGTCAGGGGGCGCCTTCTCTCGAGAGTGCTGCGGAGTCGTTTCGCATGACGGGGCAACTGCCGGCGCTGGGATTTGGTTCTCACATGATCGAAGCACTGTTGCCGCCATTGAAAGCACAACTGGCCAGCTGGCAGGAGGGCATGAACGATCTGCTACCGGCCGAGCCGGTAACCGTGCGCTGGCGCTCGCAAGAGCAGGATGAACTACTCTTCGAGGAGCGCATTGATGAGCTTCATCATGACAATGAGGGTCGCTTATGGTGGTGGGCGCTGGCGCCCTCGCACTATGGCCATTTGCGCTGTGATCGTGCGGGTCGCCTGATCCAGTACGGCAAGCCGATACGGCTGTTACGGGCTTGGCTGATGCAGCAGGCCGTCACTGCCCAGGGCACACCGCTCCATATCGGGCTGGTGTTCGAGGATCGCGTATTGCGTCTTTCTCCTCCGGTGCCTGAACAGGCACAACAGCGCCTGGACCGATTACTGGGATTATGGTGGCAGGCTTATCGTCAGCCGATGGCGGCCCATCCCGAACTTGCCTTTGTCTATCTTGCCGGCATGACGGGCGGTGCCAGCGATGATGAGCGCAATGAAGCACTGGAGCGTGTACGTCGCCATTATGAAGAGGATGGCTTCAATGGTCGTGCAGCGTTGCGTTCCCGTGAACCTGCATTGGGTGAGCTGTGGCCGACCTTCGAGCAGCTTTGGCAGGCCGGTTTCGAAAGCCATCTCGAAGCGCTTTATGGTGACTTTCATGCTGCTGTACGTCTGTTGGCCGGTAGTCGCTGA
- the argE gene encoding acetylornithine deacetylase, which produces MKATEVPLDAQAILGKLVAFNTVSSVSNLELIEWVEQFLHRHDIPTERVPNEDGSKASLLARIGPDVAGGVVLSGHTDVVPVEGQPWQTEPFTLSERDGRLYGRGSCDMKGFLACALATVPHWQQLDLQRPIWLALSYDEEIGCLGAPDMIEQLMAHHPRPDSVIIGEPTLMAPVTQQKGITSLRTTVHGVEAHSSQIPQGISAIHAAARLIERIENIMGELEAEKRLNNAFNVPYSSLHVGRVQGGTAINIMARQCRFDWEIRHLPEDGFDEVFERFTAASNALEQELTARNPHFALETERLTPTVPALADRNNERVLALCDTLLGAREREAVAFATEGGQFQNAGLQVVICGPGSIAQAHQPDEYIESDQLKQCAIFMHRLGEQLTELN; this is translated from the coding sequence ATGAAGGCAACAGAGGTCCCTCTCGACGCCCAGGCTATTCTGGGCAAACTGGTCGCTTTCAATACCGTTTCCAGTGTTTCCAATCTGGAGCTGATCGAGTGGGTCGAACAATTTCTGCATCGCCATGACATCCCGACAGAGCGGGTGCCCAATGAAGATGGCAGCAAGGCCAGTCTGTTGGCGCGGATCGGCCCTGATGTGGCCGGGGGTGTGGTGCTCTCCGGTCATACCGATGTTGTCCCGGTCGAAGGACAACCCTGGCAGACCGAACCCTTCACGCTCAGCGAACGTGATGGCCGTCTTTACGGTCGCGGCAGTTGTGACATGAAAGGTTTTCTGGCCTGTGCACTGGCTACAGTGCCTCATTGGCAACAACTCGACCTGCAGAGACCGATCTGGCTGGCGCTCTCCTACGATGAAGAGATCGGCTGTCTGGGCGCACCAGACATGATCGAGCAACTGATGGCCCATCATCCCCGACCCGACAGCGTGATCATTGGCGAGCCGACACTGATGGCGCCGGTCACCCAACAAAAGGGTATTACCAGTCTGCGGACCACGGTCCATGGCGTTGAGGCTCACTCCAGCCAGATCCCCCAGGGTATCTCTGCCATTCACGCCGCCGCCAGACTCATCGAGCGCATCGAAAACATCATGGGTGAGCTGGAAGCCGAAAAGCGGCTTAATAACGCCTTCAATGTGCCCTACTCAAGCCTTCATGTCGGCCGGGTACAGGGCGGCACCGCCATCAACATCATGGCGCGCCAGTGCCGCTTCGACTGGGAGATCCGGCATCTGCCGGAAGATGGCTTCGATGAAGTGTTCGAGCGTTTCACAGCCGCCAGTAACGCACTTGAGCAGGAACTGACTGCGCGCAATCCTCATTTCGCCCTCGAGACCGAGCGACTCACCCCCACGGTACCGGCGCTGGCCGACCGCAATAATGAGCGGGTGCTGGCGCTGTGCGACACGCTACTGGGCGCTCGGGAGCGCGAGGCAGTGGCTTTTGCGACCGAAGGCGGCCAGTTTCAGAACGCCGGGCTTCAGGTAGTGATCTGTGGCCCCGGCAGCATTGCCCAGGCCCACCAGCCCGACGAATATATCGAATCCGATCAGCTCAAACAGTGCGCCATTTTCATGCACCGACTGGGAGAACAGCTGACGGAGCTCAACTGA
- a CDS encoding SDR family NAD(P)-dependent oxidoreductase: MEISLKGRVALVTGANRGIGAAIAERLAEAGADVALHSRKARDEVNTFAESLAERYNIRTRVLVGDLSDEQAIDSVFSQFDAHFDHLEILVNNAGFENAHALEDMPLEVWRDVIRVNLDAPFMCSQRALHRMRAGGHHGGTIINIQSIHDEVVRKGVTHYGVAKSGLKMLTRSAALEWAEYGVRVVGISPGAIETDINHEDIESLGRERMNSWIPLGHVGDTADVAGTVVFACSDQARYITGTTLYIDGGYMHNTLRYDERPGHDEIS, encoded by the coding sequence ATGGAAATTTCACTAAAGGGCAGGGTGGCGCTGGTGACCGGTGCCAATCGAGGCATTGGCGCAGCAATCGCCGAGCGCCTGGCCGAAGCAGGTGCGGATGTGGCGCTGCATTCACGGAAGGCACGCGATGAGGTCAATACTTTTGCCGAGTCCCTGGCCGAGCGCTATAACATCAGGACCCGGGTACTCGTCGGAGATCTGAGTGACGAACAGGCCATTGATTCGGTCTTCTCCCAGTTTGATGCCCATTTCGATCATCTCGAGATCCTGGTCAACAACGCCGGATTCGAGAATGCGCATGCGCTGGAGGATATGCCGCTGGAGGTGTGGCGGGACGTGATACGTGTCAATCTCGATGCGCCCTTCATGTGCAGTCAGCGCGCCTTGCATCGAATGCGTGCCGGCGGCCACCACGGCGGCACCATCATCAATATTCAGTCCATTCATGATGAAGTTGTGCGCAAGGGCGTGACGCATTATGGCGTTGCCAAGTCCGGATTGAAGATGCTGACTCGCAGCGCTGCTCTGGAATGGGCCGAGTATGGCGTTCGAGTGGTGGGCATCTCACCGGGGGCGATCGAGACTGATATCAATCACGAGGATATCGAATCACTTGGGCGTGAACGCATGAACAGCTGGATTCCGCTGGGTCATGTCGGTGATACCGCGGATGTGGCCGGTACTGTGGTATTTGCCTGCTCCGATCAGGCCCGTTATATCACTGGCACCACGCTCTATATCGATGGCGGCTACATGCACAATACCCTGCGTTATGATGAACGACCGGGGCACGACGAGATTTCCTGA
- a CDS encoding XdhC family protein: MRHLDLRVVSQALAWARAGEPIWLCTVLSTYGSSPRAPGSMLVAKYSGDYVGSLSGGCVEEAFIESLQDGAFQQVASIVRYGESQEESQRLQLPCGGILEVLVERRESSDELITHLEVLEATLLGQKRLVRRVDPDSGRYRVTLDESAGGPAVAREEAGEQAVVLIRIGPALRMILAGISPVAGYCAQFARALGYEVIVCDARDDVRQDFLASGQAEGIEVQSVLPSLFIASGGCHEATAVVALTHDPRIDDLAMIEAVRTPAFYIGVMGSQRTSQRRAERLARSGGLSEAEIARIHMPIGLDLGSKAPAEIALSVVADVMRIYNGRAEPMVDRTRSQVSDVA, from the coding sequence ATGCGTCATCTTGATCTTCGGGTAGTTTCCCAGGCCCTGGCATGGGCGCGGGCGGGGGAGCCCATCTGGCTGTGCACGGTACTGTCGACCTATGGCTCCTCACCCCGTGCCCCCGGTTCGATGCTGGTGGCAAAATACAGTGGCGATTATGTGGGGTCGCTCTCCGGTGGCTGCGTTGAAGAGGCCTTCATAGAGAGCCTGCAGGATGGTGCCTTTCAACAGGTCGCTTCGATTGTGCGTTACGGCGAAAGCCAGGAGGAAAGCCAGCGGTTGCAACTGCCCTGTGGCGGTATTCTGGAAGTGCTGGTTGAACGACGTGAGTCGAGCGATGAGCTGATAACGCACCTGGAGGTACTGGAGGCGACGCTACTGGGCCAGAAGCGTCTTGTGCGTCGTGTCGATCCCGACAGTGGTCGCTATCGGGTAACGCTGGATGAAAGCGCCGGTGGTCCGGCAGTCGCACGTGAAGAAGCGGGGGAGCAGGCAGTCGTTCTGATTCGTATCGGCCCGGCATTACGGATGATTCTGGCCGGTATTTCGCCAGTAGCCGGGTACTGTGCCCAGTTTGCCCGGGCACTCGGGTACGAGGTAATCGTATGCGATGCACGAGATGATGTGCGTCAGGATTTTCTCGCCAGTGGTCAGGCCGAGGGCATTGAGGTGCAGTCGGTGTTGCCCTCACTGTTCATTGCCTCCGGTGGCTGCCATGAAGCCACTGCCGTTGTGGCGCTGACTCACGACCCACGCATTGATGATCTGGCGATGATCGAGGCGGTCCGAACCCCGGCCTTTTATATCGGAGTCATGGGCTCGCAACGCACCTCACAGCGTCGTGCCGAGCGTCTGGCGCGCTCAGGTGGGCTGAGTGAGGCCGAGATTGCACGTATTCACATGCCGATTGGTCTGGACCTTGGCAGCAAGGCGCCGGCCGAGATCGCACTTTCGGTCGTAGCGGATGTCATGCGCATTTATAACGGCCGCGCCGAACCCATGGTCGATCGGACCCGATCGCAGGTCAGCGATGTTGCCTGA
- a CDS encoding MFS transporter — protein METFKGADHGTQGASRPLNGRDIRILGLSALGGALEFYDFVIFVYFATVVGQLFFPSEMPDWLRLVQTFGIFAAGYLARPLGGIIMAHFGDLLGRKKMFMLSIFLMAVPTLVMGSLPTYETIGVAAPILLLLMRVLQGAAIGGEAPGAWVFVTEHVPARHTAFATSTLSAGLVGGILLGSLVATAVNALFTDATISAWAWRLPFLLGGVLGFVTLYLRRWLHETPVFTEMQQRQSLSTELPVKLILRDHLRGVMLAMGVTWLLTAAVVVTILMTPTLLQNFAGVDRGLTLEANIVAIICVMIGCLVAGRLADRFGDGLMLLIWSVGLGVSFWYFFSHMYVSTVAIFPLYAVVGFFVGLTGLVPAIAVKAFPAAIRFTGLSFSYNVAYAIFGGLTPMVVTLSIKSMPMSPAIYVAFVCTVGALIGLGLMRVHYRYRRVTAAAS, from the coding sequence ATGGAAACTTTCAAGGGCGCCGATCACGGGACTCAGGGAGCTTCGCGTCCCCTGAACGGCCGTGATATCCGTATTCTGGGCCTCTCCGCTCTGGGGGGGGCACTGGAGTTCTACGACTTTGTCATCTTCGTTTATTTTGCCACGGTCGTGGGGCAGCTGTTCTTTCCTTCCGAAATGCCTGACTGGCTACGGCTGGTTCAGACCTTTGGTATTTTTGCCGCCGGCTATCTGGCCCGACCGCTGGGTGGCATCATCATGGCGCATTTCGGTGATCTGCTCGGGCGCAAGAAGATGTTCATGCTGAGTATCTTTTTGATGGCTGTGCCGACCCTGGTCATGGGCTCACTGCCCACTTATGAGACCATCGGTGTGGCGGCCCCCATTCTACTGCTGTTAATGCGTGTACTGCAGGGTGCTGCCATTGGCGGAGAAGCGCCGGGTGCCTGGGTATTCGTGACCGAGCATGTGCCGGCGCGTCATACGGCCTTTGCCACCAGCACGCTATCTGCCGGTCTGGTGGGTGGCATTCTGCTCGGCTCACTGGTGGCCACGGCGGTCAATGCGTTGTTCACCGATGCCACGATTTCGGCCTGGGCCTGGCGGCTGCCATTCCTGCTCGGTGGTGTGCTCGGTTTCGTGACCCTCTATCTACGTCGCTGGCTGCACGAGACGCCGGTCTTTACCGAAATGCAGCAGCGTCAATCGCTTTCTACCGAATTGCCCGTGAAGCTGATTCTTCGTGATCATCTGCGTGGCGTCATGCTGGCCATGGGGGTTACCTGGCTTTTGACGGCTGCCGTGGTCGTCACCATTCTGATGACACCCACCCTGTTGCAGAACTTTGCCGGCGTCGATCGAGGCCTGACGCTGGAAGCCAACATCGTGGCAATCATCTGTGTCATGATCGGCTGCCTGGTTGCCGGTCGACTGGCCGATCGGTTCGGCGACGGGCTGATGCTGCTGATCTGGAGCGTAGGATTGGGGGTCAGCTTCTGGTACTTCTTCAGCCACATGTATGTCAGTACGGTCGCAATTTTCCCGCTCTATGCCGTAGTCGGTTTTTTTGTCGGTCTGACCGGGCTGGTGCCCGCCATTGCCGTCAAGGCCTTCCCGGCAGCGATTCGTTTCACCGGGCTGTCGTTCTCCTACAACGTGGCCTACGCCATCTTCGGCGGACTGACTCCGATGGTCGTGACCCTCTCGATCAAATCCATGCCAATGTCCCCGGCCATCTATGTGGCATTTGTCTGTACGGTAGGTGCGCTGATCGGTCTTGGCCTGATGCGCGTACATTATCGCTATCGTCGAGTGACAGCGGCTGCTTCCTGA
- a CDS encoding YfcC family protein — protein MSETSAQRWYERVPHPAVLIVSILIMTWGLTWLIPSGEYERHEVAGREAVIPGTFNLTDTPPPSPLAIFHAVPLGMVEAASIIFAVFIGGGLFRVLEATGALENLIGSLVNRLGHDRPAILVWLMTFVFGALGVAVGYENNIALVPIAVLLGTALGGDRLAGAGIAICGVGIGFATSPINVYTVGVADQIAQLPLFSGALLRSVLCLGALAIAAHHVNRYLGRVRNRPERSLMASKDTTAEEDDTPPAIHTHRLGVRDWCVLGVFALGLAIMLYGVFALGWYINEIAATFFAIAVVAGLVGGMRPETLNARFFEGAASVTTGALLVGLARGIEVLLNEGHIADTIVHGLSAPLSALPVLGSALAMTVVHAIINFFIPSGSGQAMVTMPIMIPLSDLLGMTRQTAILAFQVGDGLTNMIVPTSGGTLAMLAIAGVPFDRWVRFFFPLLLKLFLLSWLVLTIAVFIQWGPA, from the coding sequence ATGTCCGAAACCTCAGCACAACGCTGGTATGAACGAGTCCCCCACCCGGCGGTACTGATCGTCTCGATCCTGATAATGACCTGGGGTCTGACCTGGCTGATCCCTTCCGGTGAATATGAACGTCACGAAGTCGCCGGGCGCGAGGCCGTTATTCCCGGCACCTTCAATCTGACCGATACACCACCCCCTTCACCGCTGGCCATTTTTCATGCCGTCCCACTGGGCATGGTGGAAGCAGCCAGTATCATCTTTGCCGTTTTTATCGGCGGTGGTCTTTTCAGAGTGCTGGAAGCCACCGGCGCGCTGGAAAACCTGATCGGCAGCCTGGTGAATCGGTTGGGCCATGACCGGCCTGCCATACTGGTGTGGCTGATGACCTTCGTTTTCGGTGCCCTGGGTGTGGCGGTGGGATATGAAAACAATATTGCGCTGGTACCGATCGCCGTACTGCTCGGCACTGCCCTGGGAGGTGACCGACTGGCAGGTGCCGGTATCGCCATCTGTGGCGTGGGTATCGGCTTTGCCACCTCGCCGATCAATGTCTATACGGTGGGCGTTGCCGATCAGATCGCCCAGTTGCCGCTGTTCTCCGGTGCCTTGTTGCGAAGCGTGCTCTGTCTTGGCGCATTGGCCATCGCAGCACATCACGTCAATCGCTATCTCGGCCGTGTACGCAATCGTCCCGAACGCAGCCTGATGGCTTCGAAAGACACAACGGCGGAAGAAGACGATACACCACCGGCCATCCATACCCACCGTCTCGGGGTGCGCGACTGGTGTGTGCTGGGCGTTTTTGCACTGGGCCTCGCCATCATGCTTTACGGTGTCTTTGCTCTGGGCTGGTATATCAACGAGATTGCTGCCACCTTTTTTGCCATCGCTGTCGTGGCCGGACTGGTCGGTGGCATGCGCCCCGAGACGCTTAATGCCCGCTTTTTCGAAGGGGCAGCCTCTGTAACTACCGGAGCACTACTGGTCGGGTTGGCCCGAGGCATTGAGGTACTGCTCAATGAGGGGCATATCGCAGATACCATCGTGCACGGTCTTTCGGCACCGCTCTCCGCCCTTCCCGTGCTGGGCTCGGCGCTGGCCATGACGGTCGTGCACGCCATCATCAATTTTTTCATCCCCTCCGGCAGTGGCCAGGCCATGGTCACCATGCCAATCATGATTCCGCTTTCGGACCTGCTGGGCATGACCCGGCAAACGGCCATTCTGGCCTTTCAGGTCGGTGATGGCCTGACCAATATGATTGTACCGACCTCGGGCGGCACCCTGGCCATGCTGGCTATTGCCGGTGTGCCCTTTGATCGCTGGGTGCGCTTCTTCTTCCCGCTGCTGCTGAAGCTGTTCCTGTTGAGCTGGCTGGTACTGACCATCGCCGTCTTTATCCAATGGGGGCCGGCGTGA